From Verrucomicrobiota bacterium:
GGGACGTATTCCTGCAAGAGCATTGATCCCCAGCCGGCCTACTTTAAACAAATCCGGAAACTGGTGAACTTTGAGACGATCCGTAAAGCCAAGCTCAAGCTGGCCGTCGAACTCATGTACGGCACCGGGCGCGGCTATCTGGATTTCCTATTGCAGGAGGCGGGGGCCAAAGTGACCGTCTTCCATAATGAACTCAATCCCCTCTTTGGCGGGCACCATCCCGAACCGAATGCCGAAGGCATGAGCGAGGTGGCCAAATTCATCCGTTCCGGCAAAGCGCAGCTAGGCTTAGGATTAGATGGCGACGCCGACCGCTTTGGCATTGTGGACAAGGACGGCACATGGCTGACGCCGAATCAAATCCTGGTGCTGGCGTTGTATCATTTGAAGAAGAATCGCGGCTGGACCGGCGCGGTGGTGCGCACCGTTCCGACCAGCCACCAGGTGGATGCCGTGGCGGAAATGCTGGGCGTCAAGGTTCATGAAACCCCGGTGGGCTTCAAGTACATCGGCGCTTTGATGGAAAGCGAACCGATCATCGTGGGTGGTGAGGAATCCGGCGGGCTGAGCGTCAAGGGACATGTGCCGGAAAAAGACGGCGTACTGGCCTGCCTATTGATGGCCGAATTGGTGGCCACCGAGCGGAAGTCGTTGGGTCAAATCCTCAAAGACCTCGCCAAATCCTGCGGTGAATTTCACACCACGCGTATCAACGTGGCGATTCCGGCGGACAAGAAAGAAGCGCTGCTGGCCACGCTGGCGAAGGGCATGGAGAAATTTGGTCCGTTCAAGGTCGAGCAGTTCATCACCACTGACG
This genomic window contains:
- a CDS encoding phosphoglucomutase/phosphomannomutase family protein, which produces MADTIKFGTSGWRGLIARDFTFANVRLAAQGIAQYLRAELDNPQSSIYGRDPVVIMGHDTRFLGHEFCLAAAEVMASLGLKPVLCERDAPTPVIAHTIRVRKAIGGINMTASHNPAEYQGLKFSTANGAPAAPEVTKQIEANIRELQAQNWTFQASVVGTYSCKSIDPQPAYFKQIRKLVNFETIRKAKLKLAVELMYGTGRGYLDFLLQEAGAKVTVFHNELNPLFGGHHPEPNAEGMSEVAKFIRSGKAQLGLGLDGDADRFGIVDKDGTWLTPNQILVLALYHLKKNRGWTGAVVRTVPTSHQVDAVAEMLGVKVHETPVGFKYIGALMESEPIIVGGEESGGLSVKGHVPEKDGVLACLLMAELVATERKSLGQILKDLAKSCGEFHTTRINVAIPADKKEALLATLAKGMEKFGPFKVEQFITTDGYKFLLPNREWVAFRASGTEPLIRCYIEARSGAQMKKLEGVAKKILLG